A genomic segment from Pseudomonas sessilinigenes encodes:
- the mdcH gene encoding malonate decarboxylase subunit epsilon, translating into MSSLLVFPGQGAQQPGMLRRLPERPEVTACLREASDVLGQDALALDSPQALAGTRAVQLCLLIAGVACARTLLHADCPVDYVAGLSIGAYPAAVVAGALDFADALRLVSLRGELMQQAYPQGYGMTALMGLDLGTVEALLARVHGPESPVYLANINADTQVVIAGSEAAMQVVAELARARGAGVARRLAVSVPSHCPLLEQPAQRLAEAFARVPMGPPRLGYLSGSRARPLRTVEQLRDDLAFNMCRLVDWRGTVQGAYERGVRLQIELPPGAVLSGLARRVFEQGSVIAFDGARPDTLQALLREEGRRDR; encoded by the coding sequence ATGAGCAGCTTGCTGGTGTTCCCGGGCCAGGGGGCGCAGCAGCCGGGGATGCTCCGGCGGCTGCCCGAGCGGCCGGAGGTCACGGCCTGCCTGCGCGAGGCCAGTGATGTGCTGGGGCAGGACGCACTGGCCCTGGATTCGCCCCAGGCCCTGGCCGGGACCCGGGCGGTGCAGCTGTGCCTGCTGATTGCCGGGGTGGCCTGTGCCCGGACCCTGCTGCACGCGGATTGTCCGGTGGACTACGTAGCGGGCCTGTCCATCGGCGCCTATCCGGCGGCGGTGGTGGCCGGGGCCCTGGATTTCGCCGATGCCCTGCGCCTGGTGAGTTTGCGCGGGGAGCTGATGCAGCAGGCTTATCCACAGGGCTACGGCATGACCGCGCTGATGGGCCTGGACCTGGGCACGGTGGAGGCGTTGCTGGCCCGGGTCCATGGCCCCGAATCGCCGGTGTACCTGGCCAATATCAACGCCGACACCCAGGTGGTGATCGCCGGCAGCGAGGCGGCGATGCAGGTCGTGGCCGAACTGGCCCGTGCCCGTGGCGCCGGGGTGGCCAGGCGCCTGGCGGTCAGCGTGCCGTCCCATTGCCCGTTACTGGAGCAGCCGGCCCAACGTCTGGCCGAGGCGTTCGCCAGGGTACCGATGGGGCCGCCCCGGCTGGGGTACCTGAGCGGTAGCCGCGCGCGGCCGTTGCGCACGGTGGAGCAATTGCGCGACGACCTGGCGTTCAACATGTGCCGGCTGGTGGATTGGCGCGGCACCGTGCAGGGCGCCTATGAGCGCGGCGTACGGTTGCAGATCGAACTGCCGCCCGGGGCGGTGCTCAGCGGCTTGGCGCGCCGGGTGTTCGAGCAGGGTTCGGTGATCGCCTTCGATGGCGCCCGCCCGGACACCTTGCAGGCGCTATTGCGCGAGGAGGGCCGCCGCGACCGATAG
- the mdcE gene encoding biotin-independent malonate decarboxylase subunit gamma, whose protein sequence is MSASSLRGLNWFNALRDGAASVAGLPPSLRVADGELAGQSARFIAVVADPENRFPRARQGEVGLLEGWGLAKAVDEVIDADRDQPHKRALIAIVDVPSQAYGRREEALGIHQALAGAADSYARARLAGHPVIGLLVGKAMSGAFLAHGYQANRLIALRDPGVMVHAMGKASAARVTLRSVEELEALAASVPPMAYDIDSYAGLGLLWKTLPVECIEQPTPQDLDLVSGCLLQAIADVRAGGVGLEGRLGAANREASSRVRQLLREQW, encoded by the coding sequence ATGAGTGCAAGTTCTTTGCGGGGCCTGAACTGGTTCAACGCCCTGAGGGACGGCGCCGCTTCGGTGGCCGGCCTGCCGCCGTCGCTGCGGGTGGCCGATGGTGAACTGGCGGGGCAGTCGGCTCGTTTTATCGCTGTGGTGGCCGACCCGGAGAATCGTTTTCCCCGCGCCCGCCAGGGCGAGGTCGGCCTGCTGGAGGGCTGGGGCCTGGCCAAAGCGGTGGATGAAGTGATCGACGCCGACCGCGATCAGCCCCACAAGCGAGCACTGATTGCCATTGTCGATGTGCCGAGCCAGGCCTATGGCCGGCGCGAAGAAGCCCTGGGCATCCACCAGGCCCTGGCCGGCGCTGCCGATAGCTACGCCCGGGCCCGCCTGGCGGGGCATCCGGTGATCGGCTTGCTGGTGGGCAAGGCCATGTCCGGGGCGTTCCTGGCCCACGGCTACCAGGCCAACCGGCTGATCGCCCTGCGCGACCCGGGTGTGATGGTGCACGCCATGGGCAAGGCCTCGGCGGCGCGGGTCACACTGCGCAGCGTCGAGGAACTGGAAGCCCTGGCTGCCAGCGTGCCGCCCATGGCCTACGACATCGACAGCTATGCCGGCCTGGGCCTCTTGTGGAAAACCCTACCGGTGGAGTGCATCGAACAGCCGACCCCCCAAGACCTGGACCTCGTCAGCGGGTGCCTGCTGCAAGCCATTGCCGATGTACGGGCCGGTGGCGTTGGGCTCGAAGGACGCCTGGGGGCGGCGAACCGCGAGGCCTCGAGCCGGGTCCGCCAACTGCTGCGGGAGCAATGGTGA
- a CDS encoding malonate decarboxylase subunit delta, producing METLSFEFPAGPSGRGRALVGCVGSGDLEVLLEPAPAGTLKIQVQTSVNGSAARWQHLFQRMFAGQTPPALLIDIHDFGATPGVVRLRLEQGLEEIAHD from the coding sequence ATGGAAACCTTGTCCTTTGAATTTCCTGCCGGCCCTTCCGGCCGCGGCCGTGCGCTGGTGGGCTGTGTCGGCTCCGGTGACCTGGAAGTACTGCTGGAACCGGCGCCGGCCGGCACCTTGAAGATCCAGGTCCAGACCTCGGTCAACGGCAGCGCCGCACGCTGGCAGCACTTGTTCCAACGCATGTTCGCCGGGCAGACGCCACCGGCGCTGCTGATCGACATCCATGACTTCGGCGCCACCCCGGGGGTGGTGCGCCTACGCCTTGAACAGGGCCTGGAGGAAATCGCCCATGACTGA
- a CDS encoding malonate decarboxylase holo-ACP synthase, with product MSACSPWLPHDLLWGLEPGQLAADAPEWARQVLEQGQPVVVRRAVSAAGSIAVGLRGPSREQRYPALLALDAVQRGVCPEALRHVPSSRAWPALQALGQLRGPLDALGMAWGVGGSAGFELASGVGALHQGSDLDLILRVPEPLPRAQARELLALLDGAVCRVDLQLQLPAGGLALREWAGSASRVLLKSASGARLVRDPWCPGELAA from the coding sequence GTGAGCGCTTGCTCCCCCTGGCTGCCCCATGACCTGCTGTGGGGCCTGGAGCCCGGACAACTGGCAGCCGATGCGCCGGAGTGGGCGCGGCAGGTGCTGGAGCAGGGGCAGCCGGTGGTGGTGCGCCGGGCAGTGAGCGCTGCCGGCTCGATCGCCGTGGGGCTGCGTGGCCCGTCCCGGGAGCAGCGCTACCCGGCGTTGCTGGCGCTGGACGCGGTGCAGCGTGGAGTCTGCCCGGAGGCGTTGCGCCACGTGCCGTCCAGCCGTGCCTGGCCAGCACTCCAGGCCCTGGGCCAGTTGCGTGGCCCGTTGGATGCCCTGGGGATGGCCTGGGGCGTGGGCGGCAGCGCTGGCTTCGAGCTGGCCAGCGGAGTTGGTGCATTGCACCAAGGCAGCGACCTGGACCTGATTCTCCGGGTACCTGAGCCGCTGCCTCGGGCCCAGGCCCGGGAGCTGCTGGCACTGCTCGATGGCGCCGTGTGCCGGGTCGACCTGCAATTGCAACTGCCGGCCGGGGGCCTGGCCCTGCGTGAGTGGGCCGGGAGCGCCTCGCGGGTATTGCTCAAGAGCGCCAGCGGAGCGCGGTTGGTACGCGATCCCTGGTGCCCTGGGGAGTTGGCGGCATGA
- a CDS encoding biotin-independent malonate decarboxylase subunit beta encodes MTDSARLLDQHSFVELGARQRARALLDAGTFRELLDPFQRVMSPWLPRQGVVPQADDGVVIAKGSIAGLPVVIAAIEGAFQGGSLGEVGGAKIAGALELAAEDNRQGIATRAVLLLETGGVRLQEANLGLAAIADIHAAIVDLRQYQPVIGVVAGSVGCFGGMSIAAGLCSYLLVTQEARLGLNGPQVIEQEAGIEEYDARDRPFIWSLTGGEQRFASGLVDRYVTDDVAQIQAQVRELLALGLPERQRSHQAEHYLQCLARLDATPQIDAATVRDLYQGDRS; translated from the coding sequence ATGACTGACAGCGCACGCTTGCTCGACCAGCACAGCTTCGTCGAACTGGGGGCCCGGCAGCGGGCCCGGGCGTTGCTGGACGCCGGCACCTTTCGCGAACTGCTTGACCCTTTCCAGCGCGTCATGTCGCCCTGGCTGCCGCGCCAGGGCGTGGTGCCCCAGGCCGATGATGGGGTGGTGATCGCCAAGGGCAGCATCGCCGGGTTGCCGGTGGTGATCGCTGCCATCGAAGGCGCATTCCAGGGCGGCAGCCTTGGCGAGGTGGGCGGGGCGAAGATCGCCGGCGCCCTTGAGCTGGCGGCCGAGGACAACCGCCAGGGCATCGCCACCCGTGCCGTGCTGCTGCTGGAAACCGGCGGCGTGCGGTTGCAGGAGGCCAACCTGGGGTTGGCGGCGATTGCCGATATCCATGCCGCGATCGTCGACCTGCGCCAATACCAGCCGGTGATCGGCGTAGTGGCTGGCAGCGTTGGCTGCTTCGGTGGCATGTCGATCGCCGCCGGCCTGTGCAGCTACCTGCTGGTGACCCAAGAAGCGCGGCTGGGCCTGAACGGCCCGCAGGTGATCGAGCAGGAAGCCGGGATCGAGGAGTACGACGCCCGCGACCGGCCTTTCATCTGGAGCCTGACCGGCGGCGAGCAGCGTTTCGCCAGCGGCCTGGTGGATCGCTATGTGACCGATGACGTGGCGCAGATCCAGGCCCAGGTTCGCGAATTGCTGGCCCTCGGCCTGCCCGAGCGGCAACGCAGCCATCAGGCCGAACACTATCTGCAATGCCTGGCCCGCCTGGACGCGACGCCGCAAATCGATGCGGCGACGGTTCGCGATCTGTATCAAGGAGACCGCTCATGA